In one window of Haloimpatiens sp. FM7315 DNA:
- a CDS encoding radical SAM protein, with amino-acid sequence MKNILSSCTLCPKNCKVNRLENELGFCRSGKNIKLAKVSLHAFEEPCISGTNGSGTVFFSNCNLKCVFCQNYNISQENLGKEISIERLSEIFIEQQNRGAHNINLVSPTQYVPQIIEAIKLSKAKGLNIPILYNSNGYENVETIKSLKGYIDVYLPDLKYYKDKYAIKYSSAPNYFNYAKEAIKEMVSQVGEPKFSEDGLIKKGVIIRHLMLPSLLFDSKKVIDFIHNTFKDNVYISLMNQYTPMYNALNYPEINKALNKNHYDSLIDYCLSLGITKAFIQGDGTVSSKFTPDFDLLGV; translated from the coding sequence ATGAAAAATATTCTTTCAAGCTGTACTTTATGTCCTAAAAACTGTAAAGTAAATAGACTTGAAAATGAACTAGGTTTTTGTAGAAGCGGAAAAAATATTAAACTTGCAAAGGTGTCTCTTCATGCCTTTGAAGAACCTTGCATATCTGGGACTAATGGTTCTGGCACTGTGTTCTTTTCTAATTGTAATTTAAAATGTGTATTTTGCCAAAACTACAATATAAGTCAAGAAAACCTAGGAAAAGAAATTTCTATAGAAAGACTAAGTGAGATTTTTATAGAACAGCAAAATAGAGGGGCTCATAATATAAATTTAGTATCCCCAACCCAATATGTCCCTCAAATAATTGAAGCTATAAAGCTTTCAAAGGCTAAGGGACTTAATATTCCAATACTATATAATTCCAATGGTTATGAAAATGTAGAAACCATAAAAAGTTTAAAGGGTTATATAGATGTTTATCTGCCTGACTTAAAATATTATAAAGATAAATACGCTATAAAGTATTCAAGCGCCCCAAACTATTTTAATTACGCCAAAGAAGCTATAAAAGAAATGGTATCTCAAGTAGGTGAACCTAAATTTTCAGAGGATGGACTTATAAAAAAAGGTGTTATTATAAGGCATCTTATGCTTCCTTCATTATTATTTGATTCAAAAAAAGTAATAGATTTTATACATAACACTTTTAAGGATAATGTATATATAAGTCTAATGAATCAATATACACCAATGTATAACGCCTTAAATTATCCTGAAATTAACAAAGCTCTAAACAAAAATCACTATGATTCACTAATAGATTATTGCTTATCTTTAGGCATAACTAAAGCTTTTATACAAGGAGATGGCACCGTATCATCTAAATTCACTCCTGATTTTGATTTACTTGGGGTATAA
- the purR gene encoding pur operon repressor yields MKKLNRNQRVIGITKILTDNPNKVINLNVFTETFNAAKSSISEDLMIVREVLHSMHMGSIETISGAAGGVKYKCDISEEHKERFIEELCELLKDTNRVVPGNFIYMTDIMYNPQIIQKAGLILASTFKDLEVDYVVTVETKGIPLAYEVAKLLGVQLVIVRRDTKVTEGTTVSINYVSGSSKRIQTMSLAKKAIKKGSKCIFVDDFMKAGGTALGITNLLKEFESELLGIGVLIDNLETPNKLVENYISLVELRGIDEEGSVNVNPSSRVE; encoded by the coding sequence ATGAAAAAATTAAATAGAAATCAAAGAGTTATAGGCATTACAAAAATATTAACAGATAACCCAAATAAAGTTATAAATTTAAATGTATTTACGGAAACTTTTAATGCAGCAAAATCTTCAATAAGTGAGGATTTAATGATAGTTAGAGAAGTGCTACATTCCATGCACATGGGCAGTATTGAAACTATTTCTGGGGCAGCAGGTGGGGTTAAATACAAATGTGATATATCAGAGGAACATAAGGAAAGATTTATAGAAGAGCTATGTGAACTTCTTAAGGACACTAATAGAGTTGTACCAGGGAATTTTATTTATATGACTGATATAATGTATAACCCTCAAATAATACAAAAGGCAGGGCTAATTTTAGCCTCGACTTTTAAAGACTTAGAAGTTGATTATGTTGTTACCGTTGAAACAAAAGGTATACCTTTAGCTTATGAAGTTGCAAAGTTACTAGGAGTACAACTTGTAATTGTTAGAAGAGATACAAAAGTTACAGAAGGAACTACAGTTAGCATTAATTATGTATCGGGGTCTAGCAAAAGAATACAGACGATGTCTTTAGCTAAAAAAGCTATAAAAAAAGGAAGCAAATGTATATTTGTTGATGATTTCATGAAAGCAGGGGGAACTGCTTTAGGTATAACTAATCTTTTGAAGGAATTTGAAAGTGAGCTTTTAGGTATAGGGGTATTAATCGATAACTTAGAAACTCCAAATAAACTTGTAGAGAATTATATTTCTTTAGTTGAGTTAAGAGGAATTGATGAAGAGGGAAGTGTAAATGTAAATCCATCCAGTAGAGTAGAGTAA
- a CDS encoding TIGR01212 family radical SAM protein (This family includes YhcC from E. coli K-12, an uncharacterized radical SAM protein.), with the protein MLWGDKRYYNLNYFLRSKFGEKVFKISLDAGFSCPNRDGTISKGGCIYCSERGSGDFAGNRRFSISQQFEDIKAIMNKKWKSGKYIAYFQAYTNTYAPIEVLREKYEEAIKEEGVVALAIATRPDCLSKEVLDLIEEYSNRIYTWVELGLQTSKEETAKLINRGYDISVFENAVCNLRERNIDVVVHVIFGLPGENSLDMLNSIRYLSNIDIQGIKIHLLHLMKNTPLVKLYEEGRLRFLEKDEYIDLICKAVSILPKDVVIHRLTGDAPRDLLIGPKWSLKKWEVLNDIDKTLKDRDIYQGVYSEKL; encoded by the coding sequence ATGCTTTGGGGTGACAAAAGATATTACAATTTGAATTATTTTTTAAGAAGTAAATTTGGTGAGAAGGTATTTAAAATATCTCTAGATGCAGGTTTTTCTTGTCCTAACAGGGATGGAACCATAAGTAAAGGTGGATGTATATACTGTAGTGAAAGAGGTTCAGGAGATTTTGCTGGAAACAGAAGATTTTCCATCAGTCAGCAGTTTGAAGATATAAAAGCTATAATGAATAAAAAGTGGAAAAGTGGGAAATATATAGCTTATTTTCAGGCATATACAAATACTTATGCGCCTATAGAGGTATTAAGGGAAAAGTATGAAGAGGCAATAAAAGAAGAGGGAGTTGTTGCTTTAGCTATAGCTACAAGACCTGATTGTCTAAGTAAAGAAGTATTAGATCTTATAGAAGAGTATTCAAATAGAATATATACCTGGGTAGAGCTTGGGCTCCAGACCTCTAAGGAAGAAACTGCGAAACTAATTAATCGAGGATATGATATAAGTGTATTTGAAAATGCAGTTTGCAATCTAAGAGAGAGGAATATAGATGTTGTTGTACATGTTATATTTGGATTGCCGGGAGAAAACTCTTTGGATATGTTAAATTCTATTAGATATTTGTCAAATATAGATATACAAGGAATAAAAATACATCTGCTTCACCTTATGAAAAACACTCCTTTAGTTAAGCTTTATGAGGAGGGAAGATTAAGATTTTTAGAAAAAGATGAATATATAGATCTTATATGCAAGGCAGTTTCTATACTTCCTAAGGATGTGGTTATTCATAGACTTACAGGAGATGCTCCAAGAGATTTATTAATAGGACCTAAGTGGAGTCTTAAGAAATGGGAAGTATTAAATGACATAGATAAGACACTTAAGGATAGGGATATATACCAGGGGGTATATTCAGAAAAATTATAG
- the spoVG gene encoding septation regulator SpoVG — protein MQVTDVRIRKIASEGKMKAIVSITLDNEFVVHDIKVIEGKTGLFIAMPSRKTPDGEFKDIAHPINTDTRQKIQQSILDEYEKVKNQDIEEETKTENEE, from the coding sequence ATGCAAGTTACAGACGTTAGAATTAGAAAAATTGCTTCAGAAGGTAAAATGAAAGCAATAGTGTCAATAACTTTAGACAATGAATTTGTAGTTCATGACATTAAAGTTATAGAAGGAAAAACTGGTTTATTTATAGCTATGCCAAGTAGGAAAACACCAGATGGAGAGTTTAAAGACATTGCACATCCAATAAATACAGATACAAGACAAAAGATACAACAGTCAATATTAGATGAGTACGAAAAAGTAAAAAATCAAGATATAGAAGAAGAAACTAAAACTGAAAATGAAGAATAA
- a CDS encoding HAD family hydrolase, which yields MLNNIKAAIFDMDGTLIDSMWIWSKIDTDYLTKRNISVPNDLKGSIEHLTFEETANYFKNRFNLKDSVNDIMQEWNDMAYNEYKFNVDLKPGAKEYLNMLKAMNIKIALATSNNKLLMEMALKKNCIYDYFDAISTTDEVTRGKAFPDIYLLTANKLNIAPCNCIVFEDILPAVKGAKLAGMKVVAIHDTFSENQKKELIKKADKYILNYHEILTAI from the coding sequence ATGTTAAATAATATTAAAGCAGCTATATTTGATATGGATGGGACTTTAATTGATTCAATGTGGATATGGTCTAAAATCGATACTGATTATTTAACCAAAAGAAATATTTCAGTGCCTAATGATTTAAAAGGATCTATTGAGCACTTAACTTTTGAAGAGACTGCTAATTATTTTAAAAATAGATTTAATTTAAAAGACAGCGTAAATGATATAATGCAAGAGTGGAATGATATGGCTTACAATGAATACAAATTTAATGTAGATTTAAAGCCTGGTGCTAAAGAATATTTAAATATGTTAAAAGCTATGAATATAAAAATAGCCCTTGCCACAAGCAATAATAAACTGCTTATGGAAATGGCTTTAAAGAAAAACTGTATTTACGATTATTTTGATGCAATATCTACTACAGATGAAGTTACAAGGGGTAAGGCTTTTCCTGATATATATCTTCTTACCGCAAATAAGCTAAATATAGCACCCTGTAACTGCATAGTTTTCGAAGATATTCTCCCTGCTGTTAAGGGAGCAAAATTAGCTGGCATGAAGGTAGTTGCAATACACGATACTTTTTCTGAAAATCAGAAAAAAGAGCTAATAAAAAAAGCAGATAAATACATCTTAAACTATCACGAAATATTAACCGCAATTTAA
- a CDS encoding 2-phosphosulfolactate phosphatase family protein, with protein MNIDIIITADDIKEEKIKGKTVIVIDMLRATSVITTALNSGCKKVIPVLTVEKAKDIAKTIGENCILGGERNAIKIDGFDFSNSPLEYKKEIAKDKILIMTTTNGTKAINGCLKADNILIGALLNAKSVALKALDINKDIVLVNSGTAGQFSMDDYICAGYIISCILNLRECELTDIAKTSKYIYDTHKDIISFIRKASHFKRLKELGLEEDLKYCCQKDIIDIVPEYKEGAIV; from the coding sequence ATGAATATAGATATAATAATTACTGCAGATGACATTAAAGAGGAAAAAATCAAGGGGAAAACTGTTATTGTTATTGATATGCTAAGGGCTACATCAGTAATAACCACTGCTTTAAATAGCGGATGTAAAAAAGTAATACCTGTGCTTACAGTTGAAAAAGCTAAAGATATTGCGAAAACTATAGGGGAAAATTGTATTCTAGGAGGAGAGAGAAATGCTATTAAAATAGATGGTTTTGATTTTTCAAATTCTCCTTTAGAGTATAAAAAAGAAATAGCTAAAGATAAAATATTAATTATGACAACCACCAATGGCACTAAGGCTATTAATGGATGTTTAAAAGCAGATAATATTTTAATAGGCGCTCTTTTAAATGCTAAAAGTGTTGCACTAAAGGCTTTAGATATAAACAAAGATATAGTTTTGGTTAATTCAGGTACAGCGGGACAGTTTTCTATGGATGATTATATATGCGCTGGATATATAATAAGCTGTATATTAAATCTAAGGGAATGTGAACTTACAGATATTGCAAAGACATCAAAATACATATATGATACTCATAAAGATATTATTAGTTTTATAAGAAAAGCAAGTCACTTTAAAAGACTTAAGGAATTAGGACTTGAAGAGGATTTAAAGTATTGTTGTCAAAAAGATATAATAGATATAGTTCCAGAGTATAAAGAAGGGGCTATAGTGTAA